A genomic window from Oceanobacillus timonensis includes:
- a CDS encoding histidine phosphatase family protein codes for MNKTIYIIRHCKATGQAPDAPLTKKGKEQAKELAAFLSDKNVHRIISSPFLRAVQTIEPFAAEANLKLETDNRLQERVLSSVSMPDWLEKLEATYKDFNLKYEGGESSSEATERIIDAVNDLCASDAENSIIVGHGGIISLLLHHYNQNAGIDSWRKLSNPDVYALQISGHDYQLRRIWVEA; via the coding sequence ATGAATAAAACGATTTATATTATCCGACATTGTAAGGCGACTGGCCAAGCTCCTGATGCCCCCTTAACGAAAAAGGGAAAAGAGCAGGCGAAAGAGCTAGCTGCATTCTTGTCTGACAAGAATGTTCATCGTATTATCTCCAGTCCATTTTTACGTGCTGTACAAACGATAGAACCGTTTGCTGCAGAGGCAAATTTGAAACTAGAGACAGATAATCGTTTGCAGGAGAGAGTGCTCAGCTCTGTTTCGATGCCGGATTGGTTAGAGAAATTAGAAGCGACTTATAAAGATTTCAACTTGAAATATGAAGGCGGCGAAAGCAGTAGCGAAGCAACGGAGCGAATTATTGATGCAGTGAATGATTTGTGCGCAAGTGATGCGGAGAATAGCATCATTGTTGGCCATGGAGGTATTATATCTTTGCTTTTACACCATTATAATCAAAATGCTGGAATCGATTCATGGAGGAAGCTTAGTAATCCAGATGTCTATGCGTTACAGATTTCAGGACATGATTATCAGCTTAGACGAATATGGGTAGAAGCGTAA
- a CDS encoding Rpn family recombination-promoting nuclease/putative transposase, producing the protein MFTAPVILEEKADYMKHDRLTKKLIQEFFEEFIEGFFPDLHPYIDFSNVTFLEQEVYLDYIEGSKKEIDVLAEVKLHHEDKILHIHTEAQSTHEADFPERMFLYFSYLYAIHRKPIQPIAVLSYNRTQEEPTQFKVDTPTQEVLQFNFLQLQLRKKNWKEYIQSDNPAAAALLSQMGYEEHERVQVKLEFLRMITRLKINPAQMEFLYGYFETYLKLSKEEEEQMMEKMENLPEEEKEMVMQLPNSYFERGVERGKQEGIEEGIEEGIEKGIEKGIKKRNQELALKLIARGMSISDIAEITDLSEAEIKRLASE; encoded by the coding sequence TTGTTTACAGCACCAGTTATATTAGAAGAAAAAGCTGACTACATGAAGCATGATCGGCTGACGAAAAAGCTGATACAAGAATTTTTCGAAGAGTTCATCGAAGGATTTTTCCCCGACCTTCACCCCTACATTGATTTCTCCAACGTCACATTCCTTGAACAGGAAGTCTACCTGGACTACATCGAAGGCTCCAAAAAGGAAATAGACGTGCTTGCCGAAGTGAAGCTGCATCACGAGGACAAAATCCTGCATATTCATACCGAAGCGCAATCTACTCATGAAGCTGATTTCCCCGAAAGAATGTTTCTCTACTTTTCTTACCTCTATGCCATACACCGCAAACCAATTCAACCCATCGCCGTTTTGAGTTATAATAGAACCCAAGAAGAACCGACCCAATTCAAAGTCGATACGCCCACCCAAGAAGTACTTCAATTTAACTTTTTACAATTACAATTAAGAAAGAAAAACTGGAAAGAATATATTCAATCAGACAATCCGGCCGCAGCAGCGTTGCTTAGTCAGATGGGCTATGAAGAACATGAGCGTGTCCAAGTAAAGTTGGAATTTCTGCGTATGATTACCCGTTTGAAAATCAATCCGGCGCAAATGGAGTTTCTTTATGGTTATTTTGAAACTTATTTAAAACTAAGCAAAGAGGAGGAGGAACAAATGATGGAGAAAATGGAAAACTTGCCAGAAGAGGAAAAAGAAATGGTCATGCAGCTGCCGAATTCTTATTTTGAAAGAGGAGTAGAGAGAGGGAAGCAAGAGGGGATAGAAGAGGGGATAGAAGAAGGGATAGAAAAAGGAATAGAAAAGGGGATAAAAAAGCGGAACCAGGAATTAGCTTTGAAACTGATAGCAAGAGGTATGTCAATCAGTGACATTGCAGAGATCACAGACTTAAGCGAAGCAGAAATTAAAAGGCTTGCTAGTGAGTAA
- a CDS encoding DEAD/DEAH box helicase, whose protein sequence is MVRTKQDVERLEAELNRIHRSIDMNSEELFNDRIKGIWQRLKTSSGKAQLKKMPLDTILTVQNELPVNSLIDNGLKTMNDIADLTAQDLVQLDGINGDTAQQIYQATSRIKASVYEQAIPRVNPDDISDEDFYLLESIYKKWHLLKILEEMQDKFQEYYNETKPDIEMAKKQKGFFASLFQTKEEKEKIRSAFTNLNKNKHQKELDTIKQKLDYMLDFEVSKEELKRHFETENAFYYTEIEKATDFDTENVSESLPSEVVEAVNNHSLDTSGLHITLRNYQIFGAKYALLYKKTLLGDEMGLGKTVQALAILNHLRQNHQGHAVIICPLSVIAHWKREMEQRSDLQAFIFHGNNREEQFQAWQEDTGILITTFELAGSLPLQDSHHFDALIVDEAHYVKNPNTKRSQNVYHLADEAEYVLFMSGTPLENTVEEMMQLVSVLQPGIAENLSEEMLLRKPQAFREAIAPVYLRRNRKDVLHELPDLEIIPEWVQFGEEEEEFYQQAVKEEQVMAMRRAGWQGGTPDKSPKLKKLLEICQNAKENGHKVLVYSYFKDVIQTVSENLEEGTYRTMTGDVPHHKRQEMIDAFTADEAGSVLVSQITAGGVGVNIQAANVVILCEPQWKPTMEEQAISRAYRMGQSRNVVVYRLLTEGSIDVAMLEMLGEKANLFHLFSKESDTASRILDEQEQEEEEASIQKKVLDLEKERFMGSVR, encoded by the coding sequence ATGGTACGGACAAAACAAGATGTGGAACGGTTGGAAGCAGAACTGAACCGGATTCACAGAAGTATTGATATGAACTCAGAGGAGTTATTTAATGATCGTATTAAAGGAATTTGGCAGAGGCTGAAAACAAGCTCAGGAAAGGCGCAATTAAAAAAGATGCCTTTAGATACCATCTTAACAGTGCAAAATGAGCTTCCTGTAAACAGCTTGATAGATAATGGTTTGAAAACGATGAATGATATAGCAGATCTAACAGCACAAGATCTGGTGCAGTTGGATGGAATAAATGGAGACACAGCGCAGCAAATTTATCAGGCAACCTCCAGGATAAAAGCATCTGTGTATGAACAGGCAATCCCTCGTGTGAATCCGGATGATATTTCAGATGAAGATTTTTATTTGTTGGAGTCTATCTATAAGAAATGGCATCTGTTGAAGATTCTTGAAGAAATGCAGGATAAGTTTCAGGAGTACTATAATGAAACGAAACCTGATATTGAAATGGCTAAGAAACAAAAAGGATTTTTCGCAAGCTTATTTCAAACGAAAGAAGAGAAGGAAAAAATCCGGTCCGCTTTTACCAATTTAAATAAAAATAAACACCAGAAGGAATTAGATACGATTAAGCAAAAATTAGACTATATGCTTGATTTTGAAGTAAGTAAAGAAGAACTCAAGCGACATTTCGAAACAGAAAATGCCTTTTATTATACAGAAATTGAAAAAGCAACCGATTTTGATACGGAGAATGTTTCAGAAAGTTTACCGTCAGAAGTTGTGGAAGCGGTCAATAACCATTCGCTTGATACGTCTGGACTGCATATTACATTGAGAAATTATCAAATTTTTGGTGCGAAGTATGCCTTGCTTTATAAAAAGACGCTGCTGGGCGATGAGATGGGCTTAGGAAAGACCGTTCAAGCGCTTGCTATACTCAATCATCTCAGGCAAAACCACCAGGGACATGCTGTTATTATTTGTCCACTCAGCGTGATTGCGCACTGGAAAAGAGAGATGGAACAGCGATCTGATTTACAGGCATTTATCTTTCATGGCAACAATCGGGAGGAACAGTTCCAAGCTTGGCAAGAAGATACTGGTATTTTAATAACTACTTTTGAATTGGCTGGAAGCCTGCCGTTGCAAGACAGTCATCATTTTGATGCATTGATTGTGGATGAGGCGCATTATGTGAAGAATCCGAATACAAAACGTTCGCAAAATGTTTATCATTTGGCAGACGAAGCGGAGTATGTCTTATTTATGAGTGGAACACCACTTGAGAATACAGTAGAAGAAATGATGCAGTTGGTTTCTGTCTTGCAGCCGGGAATTGCGGAGAATTTATCAGAAGAGATGCTGTTGCGTAAACCACAAGCATTCCGTGAAGCAATTGCTCCGGTTTATTTAAGACGAAATCGGAAGGACGTATTACATGAGCTTCCGGATTTGGAGATTATTCCAGAATGGGTTCAATTTGGCGAAGAAGAAGAGGAGTTTTACCAACAGGCAGTGAAAGAGGAGCAAGTGATGGCAATGCGTCGTGCAGGCTGGCAAGGCGGGACGCCGGATAAATCACCAAAGCTTAAGAAGTTGCTGGAAATCTGTCAGAATGCCAAGGAAAATGGGCATAAGGTGCTGGTATACTCTTATTTTAAAGATGTGATTCAGACGGTCAGTGAAAATTTAGAAGAGGGAACTTATCGAACGATGACAGGGGATGTTCCGCATCATAAAAGACAGGAGATGATTGATGCCTTTACAGCGGATGAAGCAGGTTCTGTTTTGGTCAGTCAGATTACAGCCGGCGGTGTCGGGGTAAATATCCAGGCAGCGAATGTTGTCATTTTATGTGAACCACAGTGGAAACCGACAATGGAGGAACAGGCTATCAGCCGTGCTTATCGAATGGGGCAGTCCCGGAATGTGGTTGTGTATCGTCTGCTGACAGAGGGCAGCATTGATGTGGCAATGCTGGAAATGTTAGGAGAGAAAGCGAATCTCTTTCATTTGTTTTCCAAAGAATCGGATACAGCCTCCCGTATCTTGGATGAGCAGGAGCAAGAAGAGGAAGAAGCGTCTATTCAGAAAAAAGTATTGGATTTGGAGAAAGAGCGGTTTATGGGTTCGGTTCGTTAA
- a CDS encoding HAD-IIB family hydrolase gives MNFVFDIDGTICFDGKTIDSSIVQALEEIKREGHEVIFASARPIRDLLPVLPKPLQQEKLVGGNGAYTSNYGKIDVIHFQDSLLTKLITLVEDNQLTYLADSDWDYAFTGEMTHPIYKNIDQTSAQNRELRSLHKLCKLVLFQPPQRVIDELSTLPVNITHYKGENAIDISPVGINKVRGLHHLQIQEFIAFGNDSNDQCLFENALHSVCVGEHEVEQYASTSVRKENVSTMISSLLRKYENQENTFNV, from the coding sequence ATGAATTTTGTTTTTGACATAGATGGAACGATTTGTTTTGATGGAAAAACAATTGATTCATCCATTGTACAAGCATTGGAAGAAATAAAAAGGGAAGGTCACGAAGTAATTTTTGCATCCGCAAGACCCATTCGCGATTTATTGCCGGTTTTGCCGAAGCCTCTTCAACAAGAGAAATTGGTTGGGGGAAACGGGGCATATACGTCAAATTATGGAAAGATTGACGTCATCCATTTTCAAGATAGTTTGCTTACAAAACTTATAACGCTGGTAGAGGATAATCAGTTAACTTATTTGGCAGACAGTGATTGGGATTATGCGTTTACAGGAGAAATGACACATCCGATTTATAAGAATATTGATCAAACGTCAGCGCAAAATCGCGAGCTAAGAAGTCTGCATAAGCTATGTAAGCTTGTTCTATTTCAACCCCCGCAGCGTGTTATAGATGAACTTTCCACCCTGCCTGTAAATATAACCCATTACAAAGGGGAAAATGCGATCGATATCAGTCCGGTTGGAATTAATAAAGTAAGAGGATTGCATCATTTACAAATACAGGAATTTATTGCGTTTGGTAATGACAGTAATGATCAGTGTTTGTTTGAAAATGCCTTGCACAGCGTCTGCGTCGGTGAACATGAAGTGGAACAATACGCATCTACATCCGTAAGGAAAGAAAATGTTTCAACGATGATCAGCAGCTTATTGCGAAAATATGAAAATCAGGAAAATACATTTAACGTGTGA
- a CDS encoding carbon starvation CstA family protein encodes MITFFISIILLVIGYFTYGKFVEKVFGKDNSRQTPAYANQDGVDFVPMKKQNNAMIQLLNIAGTGPIFGPIMGALFGPVAFIWIVVGAIFAGGVHDYLTGMISIRNKGAHIPELAGRFLGKFSKHVVNAFALLLLLLVGTVFATTSGSLLHVLVDGKIALWIIIGIIFLYFFLSTILPIDKIIGRIYPILGFILIVGTIGVGIMMFTSGYGSSIPELSLKNMHPDKVAIFPILFLTITCGALSGFHATQSPIISRTVKNESQGRYIFYGMMIAEAVIAMIWAAASMSLFDGNTLNNMINAGTPSAVVNDVSIRLLGAIGGTIAVLAVIVLPITSGDTAFRAARSVIADYIHFSQKKWTNRLAIAIPLFVISIILTQIDFNILWRYFSWANQTTAALALWIGTMYLLVKGKQYWISLIPALFITDMVLVYILNAQIGFRLPMNVSHIGGIILTTAFTVWFFWKAKQNKADQIETDLKVAG; translated from the coding sequence ATGATTACCTTTTTCATATCTATTATTCTATTAGTTATTGGGTACTTCACTTATGGTAAATTTGTCGAAAAAGTATTCGGAAAAGATAATTCCCGTCAAACACCGGCGTACGCCAACCAGGATGGTGTGGATTTTGTTCCAATGAAAAAGCAAAATAATGCAATGATTCAACTGCTTAATATCGCTGGAACCGGGCCTATTTTCGGACCGATTATGGGCGCGCTTTTTGGTCCGGTTGCATTTATTTGGATTGTTGTAGGCGCTATTTTTGCAGGTGGCGTGCATGATTATTTAACTGGTATGATTTCTATTCGAAACAAGGGAGCACATATACCAGAACTCGCGGGCAGATTTCTAGGGAAATTTTCCAAACATGTTGTAAACGCTTTCGCATTGCTGTTGCTTCTATTAGTAGGAACCGTTTTTGCTACGACGTCCGGGTCATTACTCCACGTTCTAGTTGATGGCAAGATTGCACTGTGGATTATCATTGGTATTATTTTTCTTTATTTCTTTTTATCTACCATCCTTCCTATTGATAAGATTATTGGCAGAATATATCCTATCCTAGGTTTTATTCTTATCGTCGGTACTATAGGTGTTGGCATTATGATGTTTACTTCCGGTTATGGTTCGTCTATACCCGAACTGTCATTGAAAAATATGCACCCAGATAAAGTTGCTATCTTTCCTATATTATTTTTAACGATTACATGTGGTGCTTTATCCGGATTTCATGCAACACAATCACCTATTATTTCTCGAACCGTGAAAAATGAATCACAAGGCCGTTACATTTTTTACGGAATGATGATAGCTGAGGCTGTTATTGCCATGATTTGGGCTGCTGCTTCCATGAGTCTCTTTGATGGGAATACGCTGAACAATATGATTAATGCAGGTACGCCTTCTGCTGTTGTCAATGATGTATCGATACGACTGCTTGGTGCAATCGGCGGGACCATTGCGGTATTAGCCGTTATCGTTTTACCTATTACATCTGGAGATACAGCGTTCCGTGCAGCACGTTCCGTCATTGCCGATTATATTCATTTCAGCCAGAAGAAATGGACAAATCGTTTAGCTATTGCCATTCCTTTGTTTGTTATTTCTATCATTTTAACCCAAATTGATTTTAATATTTTGTGGCGCTATTTCTCTTGGGCAAACCAGACAACTGCAGCTTTAGCACTTTGGATAGGAACGATGTATTTGCTTGTTAAGGGCAAGCAATACTGGATTTCTCTTATCCCGGCACTTTTCATTACCGATATGGTGCTTGTCTATATTCTAAATGCACAAATTGGATTCAGGCTTCCAATGAATGTATCTCATATTGGAGGAATTATTCTAACCACAGCCTTTACCGTATGGTTCTTTTGGAAAGCAAAACAAAATAAAGCAGATCAAATTGAAACGGATCTAAAGGTAGCAGGATAG
- a CDS encoding helix-turn-helix transcriptional regulator, which translates to MKSRLKELRARDGYNQTQLAKKAKISRQTISLIERGEYMPSLLIAVRIARIFNESVENVFQFEEEEL; encoded by the coding sequence ATGAAAAGCCGCTTAAAAGAGCTGCGGGCACGAGATGGTTATAACCAGACACAGCTTGCAAAAAAAGCAAAGATTTCCAGACAAACGATCAGCTTAATTGAACGTGGAGAATATATGCCTTCCCTTTTAATTGCTGTTCGTATTGCCCGTATTTTTAATGAGTCTGTTGAAAATGTATTTCAGTTTGAGGAGGAGGAATTGTAA
- a CDS encoding DUF3169 family protein codes for MKAILSTIFSGIIGFTVMYSLLHFSDWSFAGEFIVIGLLVISIIFIGISFIRFHKIKSFSKQHFSGNEEDVMEEKKSKMFTDYTLFTFASFALSILALSLNLMLMQYVILTVLSIILLIASYLTNTKTRKLVRYLNPDRDFSTTSKSASTEELLDLYDDGEKHVALKGLFQAHTLLNATLILAITLSTAYSIILESSQVFSVILMAVILLIVNSKYLLVVRKY; via the coding sequence ATGAAAGCTATTTTATCTACCATTTTTTCGGGGATTATTGGTTTCACTGTCATGTATTCATTGCTTCATTTTTCTGATTGGTCTTTTGCTGGGGAATTCATCGTTATTGGCTTATTGGTTATTTCTATTATTTTTATTGGCATAAGCTTTATTCGCTTCCATAAGATTAAATCATTCAGCAAGCAACACTTTAGTGGAAATGAGGAAGATGTGATGGAAGAGAAAAAATCCAAAATGTTTACAGATTACACGTTATTCACTTTTGCCAGTTTTGCTCTTTCCATTCTTGCATTAAGTTTAAACCTTATGCTCATGCAATATGTTATTTTAACAGTTTTGTCGATTATTTTATTAATTGCTAGCTACTTAACAAACACGAAAACACGAAAATTAGTGAGATACTTAAATCCAGATCGTGATTTCAGTACAACTTCTAAGTCCGCTTCTACAGAAGAACTACTAGATTTGTATGATGATGGAGAAAAACATGTTGCTCTCAAGGGATTATTCCAAGCACATACACTATTAAATGCAACACTTATTCTTGCCATCACACTATCTACAGCATATTCGATAATCTTGGAAAGCTCTCAAGTATTTTCCGTTATTCTCATGGCAGTGATACTGTTGATCGTGAATAGCAAGTATCTTTTGGTCGTACGGAAATATTAG
- a CDS encoding MerR family transcriptional regulator, whose translation MYTINEVAEICDLSTHTIRFYDKEGLLPFISRNKNGNRQFSETDLEFVKMICCLKNTGMPIKEIKQYVNLYREGEETFHTREEMMKAHRKEVARQIDDLKKSLNIIDLKITKSLI comes from the coding sequence ATGTATACTATTAACGAGGTCGCAGAGATTTGTGATCTTTCAACACACACGATACGCTTTTATGATAAAGAAGGTCTTCTCCCTTTTATTTCAAGAAATAAGAATGGAAATAGACAATTCTCCGAAACTGATTTGGAATTTGTAAAAATGATTTGCTGTTTAAAAAATACGGGTATGCCAATCAAAGAGATTAAACAATATGTTAATTTGTACAGAGAGGGCGAAGAAACCTTTCATACAAGAGAGGAAATGATGAAGGCCCATCGTAAAGAAGTCGCTCGGCAAATCGATGATTTAAAGAAGAGCTTAAATATCATTGATTTAAAAATTACCAAATCATTAATTTAA
- a CDS encoding Z1 domain-containing protein — METVESELKTNGMFFTPLFQKNNYKQEEKNVMQRTVSNLLKTSTTSKKPGMLLGHIQSGKTRSFLGSMGLGLDNGFDVVIILTKNSNALVKQTFERLESEFTECMEEDELAVYDIMKMPVKLRKFELKKKLAFVLKKEKKNMQRLENLLFDMYPDLTARKILFIDDEADFASVAYDNVKDKNIIDLKVIAGQIDQIRSRLDDAAYLQVTATPYSLYLQPDDMTIHAHKAFQPKRPAFTELVPIHDQYVGGEMYFEKSKEEGHMASYLYHEIQEEELEILRKSDKRKVKVDHLLTGERYEGIRSALIHFMVGSKIRNIQQQKEGQRLEKYAFIMHTITTKSAHQWQEEVMLQIEEQLRVAMKKEDPIVDQLIRTAYQDFVRSQRKDMYFPAFDEVLSNVRDALTEEELLIEIVNSEQDVDHLLDKSGELKLRTPLNFFIGGQILDRGITIKNLIGFYYGRNPQKFQQDTVLQHSRMYGARPLADIAVTRFYTTRRIYDVMEQMHEFDTELRQAFESGANSGEVTFIQKDYDNTILPCNPNKILLSSVQMLKPGKRMLPTGFQTIAKSYLEREMKKIDKYVEMMKQTAKAVHPKDARCFLVKKEKVQELLAMIYQTYAFEEGYDWDLETYRAVMHYLSEETDTNRKGLVWIVLRQNRNMTRIRQSTGRFEDAPDTKQDELKIARNLARVVPSLILIRQNGSEEQGWRGGAFYWPVLVAPEETKTTVFAGKGIKER, encoded by the coding sequence ATGGAAACTGTTGAATCAGAATTAAAAACAAATGGGATGTTTTTCACACCATTGTTTCAGAAGAACAACTACAAACAAGAAGAAAAAAACGTGATGCAGCGTACCGTTTCGAACCTATTAAAAACATCGACTACCTCCAAAAAGCCGGGAATGCTTTTAGGGCATATCCAATCCGGAAAGACAAGATCTTTTCTCGGTTCAATGGGGTTAGGTTTGGATAATGGTTTTGACGTGGTCATTATTTTAACCAAAAACTCAAATGCACTAGTCAAACAGACATTCGAGAGGTTAGAAAGTGAATTTACGGAGTGTATGGAAGAAGATGAATTAGCAGTTTATGACATTATGAAAATGCCGGTGAAGCTGCGTAAATTTGAATTGAAGAAAAAGCTGGCATTTGTCTTGAAAAAAGAGAAGAAAAATATGCAGCGGTTAGAAAATCTCTTATTTGACATGTATCCCGACTTGACCGCAAGAAAAATTTTATTTATTGATGATGAAGCAGATTTCGCTTCCGTTGCCTATGACAATGTGAAGGATAAGAATATCATCGATTTAAAAGTCATCGCGGGGCAAATTGACCAGATTCGATCAAGGTTAGATGATGCCGCTTATCTGCAGGTAACCGCGACACCATATTCTTTATACCTCCAACCAGATGATATGACCATTCATGCGCATAAAGCTTTTCAGCCGAAGCGGCCTGCTTTTACAGAATTAGTGCCGATTCATGATCAATACGTCGGCGGGGAAATGTATTTTGAAAAGTCCAAAGAAGAGGGACACATGGCGAGTTATCTTTACCATGAAATCCAGGAGGAAGAGCTAGAAATTTTAAGAAAAAGTGATAAACGTAAGGTGAAAGTGGACCATCTACTTACAGGTGAGCGTTATGAAGGCATCCGTAGCGCACTGATTCATTTTATGGTGGGCAGTAAAATCCGCAATATCCAACAGCAAAAAGAGGGGCAGCGCCTTGAAAAGTATGCTTTTATCATGCATACCATCACCACGAAGTCTGCACACCAGTGGCAAGAAGAGGTCATGCTGCAGATAGAGGAACAACTACGTGTGGCAATGAAGAAAGAAGACCCTATCGTTGACCAGTTAATACGTACGGCTTATCAGGATTTTGTGCGTTCACAAAGGAAGGATATGTATTTTCCTGCGTTTGATGAAGTGCTTTCTAACGTACGTGATGCTTTGACAGAGGAAGAGCTGTTAATTGAAATTGTAAACTCCGAACAGGATGTCGATCATTTATTAGATAAATCAGGTGAACTGAAATTACGAACACCGCTGAATTTCTTTATAGGTGGACAAATCCTTGATCGCGGGATTACGATTAAAAATTTAATTGGTTTCTACTATGGAAGGAATCCGCAAAAATTTCAGCAGGATACCGTCTTACAGCATTCACGAATGTACGGAGCACGTCCACTTGCTGACATTGCGGTTACCCGTTTTTATACAACCAGACGAATCTATGATGTCATGGAGCAGATGCATGAATTTGATACAGAACTGCGTCAGGCATTTGAATCTGGAGCAAATAGTGGCGAAGTGACCTTTATTCAAAAGGACTATGATAATACGATTTTGCCATGCAATCCAAATAAAATATTATTATCCAGTGTGCAGATGCTAAAGCCGGGAAAACGGATGCTGCCGACAGGTTTTCAAACGATTGCGAAGAGCTATCTGGAGCGGGAAATGAAGAAAATAGATAAGTATGTAGAAATGATGAAGCAGACAGCAAAAGCAGTACATCCCAAAGATGCCCGCTGTTTCCTGGTTAAAAAGGAGAAAGTTCAAGAACTGCTGGCGATGATTTATCAAACCTATGCGTTTGAAGAGGGCTACGATTGGGATTTAGAAACGTATCGTGCTGTGATGCATTATTTATCGGAGGAAACAGACACGAATCGAAAGGGGCTTGTCTGGATCGTTTTACGTCAAAATCGTAACATGACCCGTATCCGTCAAAGCACTGGTCGTTTTGAGGATGCTCCGGACACGAAGCAGGATGAATTAAAAATAGCACGGAACCTAGCTCGAGTTGTTCCGTCGTTGATTTTGATACGACAGAATGGATCGGAAGAGCAAGGCTGGCGCGGTGGAGCTTTCTATTGGCCGGTGCTGGTTGCGCCTGAAGAGACGAAAACGACAGTGTTTGCCGGGAAAGGGATTAAGGAAAGATAG
- a CDS encoding MurR/RpiR family transcriptional regulator — protein MADNLSKQINQNYHQLSENDKFVLNYILQNKEICQYMNVSELAQRSMSSPASIVRLSKKIGYSGFSELKYQIKSEIDEESQITFDTSTYLDELQNDINITVKLFKQTDLTEQFELIHESNNIYAYATGTAQKNMLDELNRYMLSINKNLIIIPSYSELEMVSSLASDIDLLIIVSLSGDTNDLEHPMRMLKLKNIPTLSITDIKNNKLANYSPNNLYYHPTGIAKKGNISKLSFVTLNVLMDLFFQEYVSYVSKKES, from the coding sequence ATGGCTGATAATTTGAGTAAACAAATTAATCAAAACTATCATCAATTAAGTGAAAATGATAAATTCGTTTTAAATTATATACTTCAAAATAAAGAAATTTGCCAATATATGAATGTCTCTGAGTTAGCGCAAAGAAGTATGTCTTCTCCTGCTTCTATTGTCCGACTGTCAAAGAAAATAGGTTATTCGGGTTTTAGTGAGTTAAAATATCAGATTAAAAGTGAGATAGATGAGGAAAGTCAGATTACATTCGATACCTCTACTTATTTAGACGAATTACAAAATGACATTAATATAACGGTTAAACTATTCAAACAAACAGACCTGACGGAACAATTCGAGCTCATCCATGAATCGAATAATATCTATGCGTATGCAACAGGCACAGCACAAAAAAATATGTTAGATGAGTTAAATAGATATATGCTTTCTATCAATAAGAATTTAATCATCATTCCAAGCTACAGTGAATTGGAAATGGTATCGAGCCTTGCCTCAGATATAGATTTGCTGATTATCGTATCCTTAAGCGGAGATACGAATGATTTGGAACATCCAATGCGAATGTTGAAGCTGAAAAATATACCCACTTTGTCGATTACGGATATAAAAAATAATAAATTAGCTAATTATTCCCCTAATAATTTGTATTATCATCCAACGGGAATAGCGAAGAAAGGCAATATATCAAAATTATCTTTTGTAACACTAAACGTCTTAATGGATCTCTTTTTCCAGGAATATGTATCCTATGTATCCAAAAAGGAATCATAG